One genomic window of Augochlora pura isolate Apur16 chromosome 5, APUR_v2.2.1, whole genome shotgun sequence includes the following:
- the 14-3-3epsilon gene encoding tyrosine 3-monooxygenase/tryptophan 5-monooxygenase activation protein epsilon, giving the protein MSLREDNVYKAKLAEQAERYDEMVEAMKKVASLDVELTVEERNLLSVAYKNVIGARRASWRIISSIEQKEESKGAEGKLEMIRQYRSQVEKELKDICADILGVLDKHLIPYASTGESKVFYYKMKGDYHRYLAEFAIGNDRKEAAENSLVAYKAASDTAMTDLPPTHPIRLGLALNFSVFYYEILNCPDRACRLAKAAFDDAIAELDTLSEDSYKDSTLIMQLLRDNLTLWTSDMQTEGEDEQKEQLPDVEDQDVS; this is encoded by the exons ATGTCGTTACGGGAGGACAACGTTTACAAAGCGAAACTGGCGGAGCAGGCGGAGCGTTACGACG AGATGGTTGAGGCGATGAAGAAGGTCGCTTCGCTGGACGTAGAGCTGACCGTCGAGGAGAGGAACCTCCTTTCTGTCGCATACAAAAATGTAATCGGGGCGAGAAGAGCGTCCTGGAGAATAATCTCTAGTATCGAACAAAAGGAGGAGAGCAAGGGCGCCGAAGGCAAGCTCGAGATGATTCGTCAGTACCGGTCCCAAGTCGAGAAAGAGCTGAAAGACATCTGCGCTGATATCCTCGGTGTCCTGGATAAACATCTGATTCCATATGCATCCACTGGCGAATCGAAGgtcttttattacaaaat GAAGGGTGACTACCACCGTTACCTGGCCGAGTTCGCCATCGGTAACGACAGGAAGGAGGCAGCGGAGAACTCGCTAGTGGCTTACAAAGCAGCCAGCGACACTGCAATGACAGACCTGCCACCGACTCATCCCATCCGTTTAGGATTAGCGCTGAACTTCTCCGTGTTCTATTACGAGATACTGAACTGCCCAGACAGAGCGTGTCGCCTGGCGAAGGCAGCCTTTGACGATGCGATCGCGGAATTAGACACTTTATCCGAAGATAGTTACAAGGATTCCACCCTCATTATGCAGCTCCTCAGGGACAATTTGACTTTGTGGACGTCAGATATGCAAACAGAAG GGGAGGATGAACAGAAGGAACAGCTGCCAGACGTGGAAGATCAGGACGTCTCGTAA
- the Osbp gene encoding oxysterol binding protein isoform X3: MTERTYFRWRVRFKKRNACDHATYCKMGDQKAQHGTQDMRGWLFKWTNYLKGYQRRWFVLTNGLLSYYRSPAEMSHTCRGTISLHGALIHTVDACTFVVSNGGTQTFHIKAATEVERQQWVTALELAKAKAIQAMESEEEEEEFQDNDSQKPENVSVIKDLSQRLEDLQTCYDLINKRGTMLQRSLNDLEAVEPPSPELSAKIKTVNERAALFRIAAGTMVNSSNDYLQLAQQQEPKWKKLLQHERDQKVRIEKVVEQLARQHSHLEEAAQHAIPSAVPAGGHRSSHTTITTSPSEDEEDNVEFYDAQESDTFTLSIPGVATSNSRDRTDSQGSDDGSSSEGDQTPLPVSENKGANSFLIVTDSTIVQTPTSADNTDNLDNTNWQTNNGSSSSSGVTRAGSQRQRRSNVPEKPNYQLNLWSIMKNCIGKDLSKIPMPVNFSEPLSMLQRLTEDYEYADILDRAAECTDSYEQMAYVAAFTISSYSTTAIRTGKPFNPLLGETYECDRIDDLGWRAISEQVSHHPPMLAQHCEGRKWRCWQEFTMASKFRGKYLQVIPLGTAHLEMEGGMQHYTWRKVTTTVHNIIVGKLWVDQSGDTDIINHKEGIKCHLKYTPYSYFSRDSQRKVKGVVMNSNNEVKWVVQGTWDSKIEIAPVISTSGTTDNPVYKTGPYILAWKRRMPSEDCEKYYNFTELACQLNEPEEGIAPTDSRFRPDQKLMEVGQWDEANAEKLRLEEKQRAVRRAREHEAEKAAAQGLPYETYVPLWFKKEQDPYTDSLCYVYGGEYWECKSKGDWSRCPHIF; encoded by the exons ATGACAGAACGAACGTATTTTCGTTGGCGTGTTCGTTTCAAAAA GCGAAACGCGTGCGATCACGCAACGTATTGTAAAATGGGGGACCAGAAGGCTCAACATGGCACACAGGATATGAGAGGCTGGCTCTTTAAATGGACTAATTATTTGAAAGGTTACCAGCGAAGATGGTTCGTCCTGACAAATGGCCTACTGTCGTATTACAG AAGTCCGGCCGAGATGTCACACACGTGCCGCGGCACAATATCTTTGCACGGGGCCTTAATACACACCGTAGACGCTTGTACGTTCGTTGTGAGCAATGGCGGCACGCAAACCTTCCATATCAAGGCGGCAACAGAGGTGGAACGTCAACAGTGGGTCACGGCCCTTGAGTTGGCGAAGGCCAAGGCCATTCAGGCGATGGAATCCG aagaagaggaggaagaattTCAGGACAACGATAGTCAAAAGCCAGAAAACGTGTCTGTGATAAAAGACTTGTCCCAACGATTAGAGGACTTACAAACCTGTTACGATTTAATCAACAAAAGAGGCACGATGCTTCAACGATCCTTAAATGACCTCGAAGCGGTTGAACCCCCGTCACCGGAATTGTCGGCGAAAATAAAGACAGTCAACGAACGAGCCGCGCTATTTCGCATTGCAGCCGGTACTATGGTTAAT AGTAGCAATGACTATTTGCAACTAGCGCAGCAACAGGAGCCCAAATGGAAGAAATTGCTGCAGCACGAACGTGATCAGAAGGTGCGGATAGAGAAAGTGGTCGAACAGCTGGCTAGGCAGCACTCTCACTTGGAAGAAGCTGCACAGCATGCGATACCCTCGGCGGTTCCAGCAGGGGGGCACAGATCTTcgc ACACAACAATCACAACTTCTCCATCTGAGGATGAAGAGGACAATGTAGAGTTCTATGATGCTCAAGAATCAGACACGTTTACATTAAGTATTCCAGGAGTTGCAACAAGTAATTCCAGAGATCGAACTGACTCTCAAGGTAGTGATGATGGCTCTAGTTCAGAAGGAGATCAAACACCATTACCTGTGTCAGAAAATAAAGGTGCAAACTCCTTTCTTATTGTGACCGACTCTACAATAGTACAAACTCCCACATCTGCTGATAATACAGACAATCTGGACAAT ACAAATTGGCAAACCAACAATGGCAGCAGTAGCAGCTCCGGGGTGACCAGGGCCGGATCCCAAAGGCAACGGAGGTCTAATGTACCTGAAAAGCCAAATTACCAATTAAACCTATGGAGtatcatgaaaaattgtattggcaaagatttatcaaaaattccTATGCCTGTCAACTTCTCAGAGCCACTTAGTATGCTTCAGCGGCTGACAGAAGATTATGAATATGCAGATATTTTGGACAG GGCAGCAGAATGTACAGATAGCTACGAGCAAATGGCTTATGTGGCTGCATTTACTATATCCAGTTATTCCACAACTGCCATTAGAACTGGCAAACCTTTTAATCCATTATTAGGCGAAACGTATGAATGCGATAGGATCGATGATTTAGGATGGAGAGCAATTTCAGAACAGGTATCACATCATCCCCCCATGTTGGCGCAACATTGTGAAGGTCGAAAATGGCGTTGCTGGCAAGAGTTTACCATGGCGTCCAAATTCCGTGGAAAATATCTTCaa GTAATACCATTAGGAACCGCTCACCTCGAAATGGAAGGAGGTATGCAACACTACACGTGGCGGAAAGTCACGACCACTGTACACAATATTATAGTAGGGAAATTATGGGTTGACCAGAGCGGTGATACAGATATAATTAATCACAAAGAAGGTATAAAGTGCCATTTGAAGTACACCCCGTACTCGTACTTTTCGCGGGATAGTCAGCGTAAGGTGAAGGGAGTGGTTATGAATTCGAATAACGAAGTCAAGTGGGTAGTACAAGGCACATGGgattcaaaaatagaaattgcacCCGTAATTAGTACGTCTGGCACAACAGACAATCCAGTTTATAAAACAGGGCCTTACATACTCGCTTGGAAGCGGCGTATGCCATC TGAAGACTGTGAAAAGTATTACAACTTCACGGAATTAGCATGCCAGCTGAACGAGCCCGAGGAAGGTATAGCTCCAACAGATTCCCGATTTAGGCCTGATCAGAAATTGATGGAAGTCGGCCAATGGGATGAAGCAAATGCAGAGAAACTTCGATTAGAAGAGAAACAGAGGGCCGTCCGGCGTGCTCGGGAACATGAAGCTGAGAAAGCAGCTGCTCAAG GTTTACCGTACGAAACATATGTACCGTTGTGGTTTAAGAAAGAGCAGGATCCTTATACAGACAGTCTATGCTACGTATACGGTGGCGAGTACTGGGAATGTAAAAGTAAAGGTGACTGGTCACGGTGTCCACATATATTTTag
- the Osbp gene encoding oxysterol binding protein isoform X2, translating into MTERTYFRWRVRFKKRNACDHATYCKMGDQKAQHGTQDMRGWLFKWTNYLKGYQRRWFVLTNGLLSYYRAEPTGGPKISTRRKRKAGRASESPAEMSHTCRGTISLHGALIHTVDACTFVVSNGGTQTFHIKAATEVERQQWVTALELAKAKAIQAMESEEEEEFQDNDSQKPENVSVIKDLSQRLEDLQTCYDLINKRGTMLQRSLNDLEAVEPPSPELSAKIKTVNERAALFRIAAGTMVNSSNDYLQLAQQQEPKWKKLLQHERDQKVRIEKVVEQLARQHSHLEEAAQHAIPSAVPAGGHRSSHTTITTSPSEDEEDNVEFYDAQESDTFTLSIPGVATSNSRDRTDSQGSDDGSSSEGDQTPLPVSENKGANSFLIVTDSTIVQTPTSADNTDNLDNTNWQTNNGSSSSSGVTRAGSQRQRRSNVPEKPNYQLNLWSIMKNCIGKDLSKIPMPVNFSEPLSMLQRLTEDYEYADILDRAAECTDSYEQMAYVAAFTISSYSTTAIRTGKPFNPLLGETYECDRIDDLGWRAISEQVSHHPPMLAQHCEGRKWRCWQEFTMASKFRGKYLQVIPLGTAHLEMEGGMQHYTWRKVTTTVHNIIVGKLWVDQSGDTDIINHKEGIKCHLKYTPYSYFSRDSQRKVKGVVMNSNNEVKWVVQGTWDSKIEIAPVISTSGTTDNPVYKTGPYILAWKRRMPSEDCEKYYNFTELACQLNEPEEGIAPTDSRFRPDQKLMEVGQWDEANAEKLRLEEKQRAVRRAREHEAEKAAAQGLPYETYVPLWFKKEQDPYTDSLCYVYGGEYWECKSKGDWSRCPHIF; encoded by the exons ATGACAGAACGAACGTATTTTCGTTGGCGTGTTCGTTTCAAAAA GCGAAACGCGTGCGATCACGCAACGTATTGTAAAATGGGGGACCAGAAGGCTCAACATGGCACACAGGATATGAGAGGCTGGCTCTTTAAATGGACTAATTATTTGAAAGGTTACCAGCGAAGATGGTTCGTCCTGACAAATGGCCTACTGTCGTATTACAG GGCTGAACCAACAGGGGGGCCAAAGATATCAACACGACGCAAGCGGAAGGCTGGCAGAGCCTCCGa AAGTCCGGCCGAGATGTCACACACGTGCCGCGGCACAATATCTTTGCACGGGGCCTTAATACACACCGTAGACGCTTGTACGTTCGTTGTGAGCAATGGCGGCACGCAAACCTTCCATATCAAGGCGGCAACAGAGGTGGAACGTCAACAGTGGGTCACGGCCCTTGAGTTGGCGAAGGCCAAGGCCATTCAGGCGATGGAATCCG aagaggaggaagaattTCAGGACAACGATAGTCAAAAGCCAGAAAACGTGTCTGTGATAAAAGACTTGTCCCAACGATTAGAGGACTTACAAACCTGTTACGATTTAATCAACAAAAGAGGCACGATGCTTCAACGATCCTTAAATGACCTCGAAGCGGTTGAACCCCCGTCACCGGAATTGTCGGCGAAAATAAAGACAGTCAACGAACGAGCCGCGCTATTTCGCATTGCAGCCGGTACTATGGTTAAT AGTAGCAATGACTATTTGCAACTAGCGCAGCAACAGGAGCCCAAATGGAAGAAATTGCTGCAGCACGAACGTGATCAGAAGGTGCGGATAGAGAAAGTGGTCGAACAGCTGGCTAGGCAGCACTCTCACTTGGAAGAAGCTGCACAGCATGCGATACCCTCGGCGGTTCCAGCAGGGGGGCACAGATCTTcgc ACACAACAATCACAACTTCTCCATCTGAGGATGAAGAGGACAATGTAGAGTTCTATGATGCTCAAGAATCAGACACGTTTACATTAAGTATTCCAGGAGTTGCAACAAGTAATTCCAGAGATCGAACTGACTCTCAAGGTAGTGATGATGGCTCTAGTTCAGAAGGAGATCAAACACCATTACCTGTGTCAGAAAATAAAGGTGCAAACTCCTTTCTTATTGTGACCGACTCTACAATAGTACAAACTCCCACATCTGCTGATAATACAGACAATCTGGACAAT ACAAATTGGCAAACCAACAATGGCAGCAGTAGCAGCTCCGGGGTGACCAGGGCCGGATCCCAAAGGCAACGGAGGTCTAATGTACCTGAAAAGCCAAATTACCAATTAAACCTATGGAGtatcatgaaaaattgtattggcaaagatttatcaaaaattccTATGCCTGTCAACTTCTCAGAGCCACTTAGTATGCTTCAGCGGCTGACAGAAGATTATGAATATGCAGATATTTTGGACAG GGCAGCAGAATGTACAGATAGCTACGAGCAAATGGCTTATGTGGCTGCATTTACTATATCCAGTTATTCCACAACTGCCATTAGAACTGGCAAACCTTTTAATCCATTATTAGGCGAAACGTATGAATGCGATAGGATCGATGATTTAGGATGGAGAGCAATTTCAGAACAGGTATCACATCATCCCCCCATGTTGGCGCAACATTGTGAAGGTCGAAAATGGCGTTGCTGGCAAGAGTTTACCATGGCGTCCAAATTCCGTGGAAAATATCTTCaa GTAATACCATTAGGAACCGCTCACCTCGAAATGGAAGGAGGTATGCAACACTACACGTGGCGGAAAGTCACGACCACTGTACACAATATTATAGTAGGGAAATTATGGGTTGACCAGAGCGGTGATACAGATATAATTAATCACAAAGAAGGTATAAAGTGCCATTTGAAGTACACCCCGTACTCGTACTTTTCGCGGGATAGTCAGCGTAAGGTGAAGGGAGTGGTTATGAATTCGAATAACGAAGTCAAGTGGGTAGTACAAGGCACATGGgattcaaaaatagaaattgcacCCGTAATTAGTACGTCTGGCACAACAGACAATCCAGTTTATAAAACAGGGCCTTACATACTCGCTTGGAAGCGGCGTATGCCATC TGAAGACTGTGAAAAGTATTACAACTTCACGGAATTAGCATGCCAGCTGAACGAGCCCGAGGAAGGTATAGCTCCAACAGATTCCCGATTTAGGCCTGATCAGAAATTGATGGAAGTCGGCCAATGGGATGAAGCAAATGCAGAGAAACTTCGATTAGAAGAGAAACAGAGGGCCGTCCGGCGTGCTCGGGAACATGAAGCTGAGAAAGCAGCTGCTCAAG GTTTACCGTACGAAACATATGTACCGTTGTGGTTTAAGAAAGAGCAGGATCCTTATACAGACAGTCTATGCTACGTATACGGTGGCGAGTACTGGGAATGTAAAAGTAAAGGTGACTGGTCACGGTGTCCACATATATTTTag
- the Osbp gene encoding oxysterol binding protein isoform X1 — protein MTERTYFRWRVRFKKRNACDHATYCKMGDQKAQHGTQDMRGWLFKWTNYLKGYQRRWFVLTNGLLSYYRAEPTGGPKISTRRKRKAGRASESPAEMSHTCRGTISLHGALIHTVDACTFVVSNGGTQTFHIKAATEVERQQWVTALELAKAKAIQAMESEEEEEEFQDNDSQKPENVSVIKDLSQRLEDLQTCYDLINKRGTMLQRSLNDLEAVEPPSPELSAKIKTVNERAALFRIAAGTMVNSSNDYLQLAQQQEPKWKKLLQHERDQKVRIEKVVEQLARQHSHLEEAAQHAIPSAVPAGGHRSSHTTITTSPSEDEEDNVEFYDAQESDTFTLSIPGVATSNSRDRTDSQGSDDGSSSEGDQTPLPVSENKGANSFLIVTDSTIVQTPTSADNTDNLDNTNWQTNNGSSSSSGVTRAGSQRQRRSNVPEKPNYQLNLWSIMKNCIGKDLSKIPMPVNFSEPLSMLQRLTEDYEYADILDRAAECTDSYEQMAYVAAFTISSYSTTAIRTGKPFNPLLGETYECDRIDDLGWRAISEQVSHHPPMLAQHCEGRKWRCWQEFTMASKFRGKYLQVIPLGTAHLEMEGGMQHYTWRKVTTTVHNIIVGKLWVDQSGDTDIINHKEGIKCHLKYTPYSYFSRDSQRKVKGVVMNSNNEVKWVVQGTWDSKIEIAPVISTSGTTDNPVYKTGPYILAWKRRMPSEDCEKYYNFTELACQLNEPEEGIAPTDSRFRPDQKLMEVGQWDEANAEKLRLEEKQRAVRRAREHEAEKAAAQGLPYETYVPLWFKKEQDPYTDSLCYVYGGEYWECKSKGDWSRCPHIF, from the exons ATGACAGAACGAACGTATTTTCGTTGGCGTGTTCGTTTCAAAAA GCGAAACGCGTGCGATCACGCAACGTATTGTAAAATGGGGGACCAGAAGGCTCAACATGGCACACAGGATATGAGAGGCTGGCTCTTTAAATGGACTAATTATTTGAAAGGTTACCAGCGAAGATGGTTCGTCCTGACAAATGGCCTACTGTCGTATTACAG GGCTGAACCAACAGGGGGGCCAAAGATATCAACACGACGCAAGCGGAAGGCTGGCAGAGCCTCCGa AAGTCCGGCCGAGATGTCACACACGTGCCGCGGCACAATATCTTTGCACGGGGCCTTAATACACACCGTAGACGCTTGTACGTTCGTTGTGAGCAATGGCGGCACGCAAACCTTCCATATCAAGGCGGCAACAGAGGTGGAACGTCAACAGTGGGTCACGGCCCTTGAGTTGGCGAAGGCCAAGGCCATTCAGGCGATGGAATCCG aagaagaggaggaagaattTCAGGACAACGATAGTCAAAAGCCAGAAAACGTGTCTGTGATAAAAGACTTGTCCCAACGATTAGAGGACTTACAAACCTGTTACGATTTAATCAACAAAAGAGGCACGATGCTTCAACGATCCTTAAATGACCTCGAAGCGGTTGAACCCCCGTCACCGGAATTGTCGGCGAAAATAAAGACAGTCAACGAACGAGCCGCGCTATTTCGCATTGCAGCCGGTACTATGGTTAAT AGTAGCAATGACTATTTGCAACTAGCGCAGCAACAGGAGCCCAAATGGAAGAAATTGCTGCAGCACGAACGTGATCAGAAGGTGCGGATAGAGAAAGTGGTCGAACAGCTGGCTAGGCAGCACTCTCACTTGGAAGAAGCTGCACAGCATGCGATACCCTCGGCGGTTCCAGCAGGGGGGCACAGATCTTcgc ACACAACAATCACAACTTCTCCATCTGAGGATGAAGAGGACAATGTAGAGTTCTATGATGCTCAAGAATCAGACACGTTTACATTAAGTATTCCAGGAGTTGCAACAAGTAATTCCAGAGATCGAACTGACTCTCAAGGTAGTGATGATGGCTCTAGTTCAGAAGGAGATCAAACACCATTACCTGTGTCAGAAAATAAAGGTGCAAACTCCTTTCTTATTGTGACCGACTCTACAATAGTACAAACTCCCACATCTGCTGATAATACAGACAATCTGGACAAT ACAAATTGGCAAACCAACAATGGCAGCAGTAGCAGCTCCGGGGTGACCAGGGCCGGATCCCAAAGGCAACGGAGGTCTAATGTACCTGAAAAGCCAAATTACCAATTAAACCTATGGAGtatcatgaaaaattgtattggcaaagatttatcaaaaattccTATGCCTGTCAACTTCTCAGAGCCACTTAGTATGCTTCAGCGGCTGACAGAAGATTATGAATATGCAGATATTTTGGACAG GGCAGCAGAATGTACAGATAGCTACGAGCAAATGGCTTATGTGGCTGCATTTACTATATCCAGTTATTCCACAACTGCCATTAGAACTGGCAAACCTTTTAATCCATTATTAGGCGAAACGTATGAATGCGATAGGATCGATGATTTAGGATGGAGAGCAATTTCAGAACAGGTATCACATCATCCCCCCATGTTGGCGCAACATTGTGAAGGTCGAAAATGGCGTTGCTGGCAAGAGTTTACCATGGCGTCCAAATTCCGTGGAAAATATCTTCaa GTAATACCATTAGGAACCGCTCACCTCGAAATGGAAGGAGGTATGCAACACTACACGTGGCGGAAAGTCACGACCACTGTACACAATATTATAGTAGGGAAATTATGGGTTGACCAGAGCGGTGATACAGATATAATTAATCACAAAGAAGGTATAAAGTGCCATTTGAAGTACACCCCGTACTCGTACTTTTCGCGGGATAGTCAGCGTAAGGTGAAGGGAGTGGTTATGAATTCGAATAACGAAGTCAAGTGGGTAGTACAAGGCACATGGgattcaaaaatagaaattgcacCCGTAATTAGTACGTCTGGCACAACAGACAATCCAGTTTATAAAACAGGGCCTTACATACTCGCTTGGAAGCGGCGTATGCCATC TGAAGACTGTGAAAAGTATTACAACTTCACGGAATTAGCATGCCAGCTGAACGAGCCCGAGGAAGGTATAGCTCCAACAGATTCCCGATTTAGGCCTGATCAGAAATTGATGGAAGTCGGCCAATGGGATGAAGCAAATGCAGAGAAACTTCGATTAGAAGAGAAACAGAGGGCCGTCCGGCGTGCTCGGGAACATGAAGCTGAGAAAGCAGCTGCTCAAG GTTTACCGTACGAAACATATGTACCGTTGTGGTTTAAGAAAGAGCAGGATCCTTATACAGACAGTCTATGCTACGTATACGGTGGCGAGTACTGGGAATGTAAAAGTAAAGGTGACTGGTCACGGTGTCCACATATATTTTag
- the Sppl gene encoding signal peptide peptidase-like protein codes for MATYQVDYQWAYTIMDSSRISTFLISILLIVYGSFRSLNMEQEAREREKEKERSNLLTGILSNCSTANADGANGRVQTLNTMHALCLPLGASISLLIMFFFFDSMQMLLTICTAIVATVALAFLLLPMCQYIIRPCSDGNKISFGVCGRFTGAELLSFSLSVSIVCIWVLTGHWLLMDAMGMGLCVAFIAFFRLPSLKVSTILLTGLLIYDVFWVFFSSYIFSTNVMVKVATRSADNPVNLVARRLHLGGVAREAPKLPLPGKLVFPSMHQAGHFSMLGLGDVVMPGLLLCFVLRYDAYKKTQLLPGGCETGVPPPRHINRISYFHCSLIGYFLGLLTATVSSEVFKAAQPALLYLVPFTLLPLLTMAYLKGDLRRMWSEPFISQQPSKHMEV; via the exons ATGGCCACGTATCAAGTTGACTATCAGTG gGCTTACACCATAATGGACTCATCTAGAATATCTACTTTcctaatatcaattttattgataGTCTATGGCAGTTTCCGGTCTCTTAACATGGAACAGGAagctagagaaagagaaaaagaaaaggaacgcAGTAATTTATTGACTGGAATACTCAGCAATTGTAGCACAGCAAATGCAGATGGTGCTAATGGAAGAGTTCAAACCTTAAACACAATGCACGCTCTTTGTCTACCTCTTGGTGCTTCCATATCTCTGCTCATcatgttcttcttttttgataGCATGCAGATGTTATTAACCATCTGTACAGCTA TTGTAGCTACAGTTGCATTGGCATTTCTTTTACTGCCCATGTGTCAATACATTATTAGACCATGTTCAGatggtaataaaatatcttttggTGTCTGTGGAAGGTTTACAGGTGCAGAActactttcattttctttaagTGTGAGTATAGTATGCATCTGGGTTTTAACTGGACATTGGCTACTTATGGATGCAATGGGTATGGGACTTTGTGTTGCATTCATTGCATTCTTTCGGTTACCTAGTCTAAAGGTATCTACTATACTCTTAACGGGCCTGCTGATTTATGATGTATTTTGGGTTTTCTTTTCATCTTACATATTCAGCACAAACGTAATGGTTAAG GTAGCAACTAGATCGGCTGATAATCCAGTGAATCTTGTGGCTAGAAGATTGCACTTAGGCGGTGTAGCAAGAGAAGCACCAAAACTTCCTCTACCTGGAAAATTAGTCTTTCCATCAATGCATCAAGCAGGACATTTTTCTATGCTAGGTCTTGGCGATGTTGTGATGCCGGGTCTCCTGCTTTGTTTCGTTTTGCGATACGATGCATACAAAAAGACGCAACTATTGCCAGGTGGTTGTGAAACGGGTGTTCCACCTCCACGTCATATAAACCGCATTAGTTACTTTCATTGTTCCCTGATTGGTTATTTTCTGGGATTACTTACTGCTACTGTAAGCTCCGAGGTGTTTAAAGCTGCGCAGCCTGCCTTATTGTACCTTGTGCCCTTTACCTTGTTGCCACTGCTCACAATGGCATACCTGAAG GGTGACTTACGTCGGATGTGGAGCGAACCGTTCATATCTCAACAACCTTCTAAGCACATGGAAGTTTGA